One Fibrobacter sp. UWB13 DNA window includes the following coding sequences:
- a CDS encoding family 43 glycosylhydrolase, whose amino-acid sequence MKMTSKILLAFGLGFASNALAENPIIQTYYSPDPAPVVFGDTVCVYTGNDEGGSFFTMHGWRVSCTTDMVNWTDMGELILTNESFGGNAKKNGDWAAQVVRRNGKYYYYVTVESTRGGRAINVAVADKPEGPFKDARNGQHLAGPNWDYIDPTVWIDDDGQAWLYWGNPKLYYAKLKENMIEFDGDIKVTDMSRGFSPSGNSVYTEGPWIHKRDKKYYMIYASHGVPEKISYSTSDSPTGPWKWGGVIMDQGNGTAFTNHSGLIDFKGRSFFFYHNQKNVSGGGYSRSTAVEEFTWNADGTIPTIKSTNDGVKKPIKNLDPFTRVEAETKSWVGGINVDKSGGYTIIKHVAKQGDNVYLTNMGSNFYTKVRSVDMGDGADRIIVCTRGNGGKIELHAKSETGATLATMNIPASSSWQENTFDLSDAAGVEDLFFVVKQGGFDFDYWYMESEKTAVPQTPFKEVASAIPGKIEAEDYDVGGHNKAFYDNDRENKGGAYREDEVDIVQIDSADKSKGYALGYTEDGEWVEYTIDNQIASEYTVRLNMATASDDVGVQFYVDGKEITDVIKAEKGEDWDHYSTVEAKTKEIPKGEHVLRMQIVGNFVNVDWFKFCMGFDCEESPIALQKTRVELQIPEKIYAVFGMTGKFLGNVEVNGQSVAKSIRAAGFTPGVYMVRSVGQSKTFRVLVK is encoded by the coding sequence ATGAAGATGACTAGTAAAATACTTCTCGCGTTTGGACTTGGTTTTGCGTCCAATGCGCTTGCTGAAAATCCGATTATCCAGACGTACTATTCGCCTGACCCGGCTCCGGTTGTGTTTGGCGATACCGTCTGCGTGTACACGGGTAACGACGAAGGCGGTTCCTTCTTTACCATGCACGGCTGGCGTGTTTCTTGCACCACCGATATGGTGAACTGGACCGATATGGGCGAGCTTATCCTCACGAATGAAAGCTTTGGTGGCAATGCCAAGAAAAACGGTGACTGGGCTGCTCAAGTTGTTCGTCGCAATGGCAAGTATTACTACTACGTGACTGTAGAATCGACTCGCGGTGGCCGCGCTATTAACGTCGCTGTGGCCGACAAGCCGGAAGGTCCGTTCAAGGATGCTCGTAATGGTCAGCATCTTGCAGGTCCGAACTGGGATTACATTGACCCGACCGTTTGGATTGACGATGATGGCCAGGCATGGCTCTACTGGGGCAACCCGAAGCTCTATTACGCCAAGCTCAAAGAAAACATGATTGAGTTCGATGGCGATATCAAGGTGACGGATATGAGTCGTGGCTTCTCTCCGAGCGGAAACTCCGTTTACACAGAAGGCCCGTGGATCCACAAGCGTGACAAAAAATATTACATGATTTACGCTTCCCATGGCGTGCCCGAAAAGATTTCTTACTCCACCAGTGATTCTCCGACGGGTCCGTGGAAGTGGGGCGGCGTCATCATGGATCAGGGCAACGGGACTGCGTTCACAAACCATTCCGGTCTCATTGACTTCAAGGGCCGTAGCTTCTTCTTCTATCACAACCAGAAGAACGTGAGTGGCGGTGGCTATAGCCGTTCTACCGCCGTCGAAGAATTCACCTGGAATGCTGACGGTACAATTCCGACCATCAAGTCTACGAATGATGGCGTCAAGAAGCCGATCAAGAACCTTGACCCGTTCACTCGCGTTGAAGCCGAAACGAAGTCTTGGGTCGGTGGCATTAACGTTGACAAGAGCGGTGGGTACACCATCATCAAGCATGTGGCAAAGCAGGGCGATAACGTCTACCTCACCAACATGGGCTCGAACTTCTATACAAAGGTTCGCTCCGTGGACATGGGTGATGGCGCAGACCGCATCATCGTTTGCACGAGAGGTAATGGCGGTAAGATTGAACTCCATGCCAAGTCCGAAACTGGAGCAACACTTGCAACGATGAACATCCCGGCAAGCTCTAGCTGGCAAGAAAACACCTTCGACTTGAGCGATGCCGCAGGCGTTGAAGACTTGTTCTTCGTCGTCAAGCAGGGCGGTTTCGATTTCGACTATTGGTACATGGAAAGCGAAAAGACTGCTGTTCCGCAGACCCCGTTCAAGGAAGTCGCATCTGCAATCCCGGGCAAGATTGAAGCGGAAGATTACGATGTCGGTGGTCACAACAAGGCCTTCTACGATAACGACCGCGAAAACAAGGGCGGCGCCTATCGCGAAGATGAAGTGGACATCGTGCAAATTGACTCTGCGGACAAGTCTAAGGGCTATGCTCTCGGTTACACCGAAGATGGCGAATGGGTGGAATACACTATCGATAACCAGATTGCGTCTGAATACACGGTTCGTTTGAACATGGCTACGGCATCTGATGATGTCGGCGTCCAGTTCTACGTTGATGGCAAGGAAATTACCGATGTCATCAAGGCCGAGAAGGGCGAAGATTGGGATCATTATTCTACGGTTGAAGCAAAGACCAAGGAAATCCCGAAGGGCGAACATGTACTCAGAATGCAGATTGTCGGGAACTTCGTGAACGTAGACTGGTTCAAGTTCTGCATGGGCTTTGACTGCGAAGAAAGCCCGATTGCACTCCAGAAGACTCGCGTGGAACTCCAGATTCCTGAAAAGATTTACGCAGTCTTTGGCATGACCGGCAAGTTCCTCGGCAACGTCGAAGTCAACGGTCAGAGCGTTGCTAAGTCCATCCGCGCCGCAGGCTTTACGCCGGGTGTGTACATGGTCCGCAGCGTTGGTCAGTCCAAGACCTTCCGCGTCCTCGTGAAGTAA
- a CDS encoding carbohydrate-binding protein, which translates to MSFKTIGHLAAVSALFLGVTVATAADQATFYVAPNGSDSNKGTEEAPFKTITQAQKAVRAINGTMTGDISVILRGGTYQLSSTVNFTEADGGKDGFYVRYKAYPNETPLITGGIPMSGWTIHDEKNNIWKVEGVDARFRQMYVNGKKAIRARMPNLLDNGDHNFFRLNKVDSAGSAFLLNSSDVKSTDWKNPKKVEIHLMIAWAESILRLDKISQQGNTFKFEPQDPERSKLFRRKYPMLGTAFMSNPPKQQVYYLENAYEFIDQPGEWYLDESTNTLYYKAREGESMATANVVVPRVNTLFSILGKDTKNKVGYMSFEGITFANSNFLRPSEEGFLDLQASMFNIEVMAENGRLGSNKFLLWRPDAGFRVENAHHFKIKNCTFTQMAATGLDFVSGTNDDVIEGNVFYEIGGCGIMLGKFSQDSTTEIHIPYNPKDKDEISTRDTIRYNLVTNVTNEHQGAVGIAAGYPRYVVIENNEVSYTNYSGISVGYGWTKSETAMTNNKINKNNIHHIARLLCDSGPIYTLSNQGTGSEIKENYIHDMSQSKWSDYWILPIYLDEGSSGFAVENNSYKNAPSGVGRNAPGQFTEKNNNGYIASVAEAAGLQGEFKNIGDRINTIPLPDFSNVVPQAPFVENMTIPGTVEMENYDEGGQSVSFNDKDFVNEGGAYREDGVDITQIDSTDKSKGYAVGYTQAGEWMEYTVNVTAGEYVFLANVASGLEGSSFQLFLDGKAISDTIVAPKGEDWNTYDVVEGKTTALEAGEHVLRVAITGTYLNIDWIKFGKSKEEILSIKPSVRYGLNMDISRSSTLNVFDIRGHHMGAIRLMGMPTTSSVMQAMHAKNFKSGVYFVQSVNKAFGKMIQVK; encoded by the coding sequence ATGAGCTTCAAAACAATTGGTCATCTTGCCGCAGTTTCTGCACTCTTCCTGGGTGTTACTGTTGCTACCGCCGCTGATCAGGCTACTTTCTATGTCGCTCCCAATGGCAGCGATTCCAACAAGGGTACCGAAGAGGCCCCGTTCAAGACGATTACGCAGGCCCAAAAGGCCGTGCGCGCCATCAACGGTACCATGACGGGAGATATTTCCGTCATTCTTCGTGGCGGAACCTATCAGCTTTCGTCTACGGTCAATTTTACTGAGGCTGATGGCGGTAAGGATGGTTTCTACGTCCGCTATAAAGCCTATCCGAACGAAACTCCGCTTATTACGGGCGGTATCCCGATGTCTGGCTGGACGATTCACGATGAAAAGAACAATATCTGGAAGGTCGAAGGTGTCGATGCCCGTTTCCGCCAAATGTACGTGAACGGCAAAAAGGCAATTCGCGCGCGTATGCCGAACTTGCTCGATAACGGCGACCATAACTTCTTCCGCTTGAACAAAGTGGACTCTGCCGGCAGCGCCTTCCTCCTGAACAGCAGCGATGTCAAGTCTACGGACTGGAAGAATCCGAAGAAGGTCGAAATCCATTTGATGATTGCATGGGCCGAAAGCATCTTGCGTCTTGACAAGATTTCTCAGCAGGGCAATACCTTCAAGTTTGAACCGCAGGATCCTGAAAGAAGCAAGCTTTTCCGCCGCAAGTACCCGATGCTCGGTACCGCTTTCATGAGTAATCCGCCGAAGCAGCAGGTCTACTACCTCGAAAACGCATACGAATTTATCGACCAGCCGGGTGAATGGTACCTCGACGAATCGACCAACACGCTTTACTACAAGGCCCGTGAAGGCGAAAGCATGGCGACCGCAAATGTTGTCGTTCCGCGCGTCAATACGCTCTTCAGCATTCTCGGTAAGGATACTAAGAACAAAGTTGGTTACATGTCTTTTGAAGGCATAACCTTTGCAAACTCCAATTTCTTGCGTCCGAGCGAAGAAGGCTTCCTGGATTTGCAGGCAAGTATGTTCAACATCGAAGTCATGGCTGAAAACGGCCGTCTTGGCTCTAACAAGTTCCTCCTCTGGCGTCCGGATGCTGGTTTCCGCGTCGAAAATGCGCACCATTTCAAAATCAAGAATTGCACGTTCACGCAGATGGCTGCAACTGGTCTTGACTTTGTCTCTGGTACAAATGATGACGTGATTGAAGGCAACGTATTCTATGAAATCGGCGGCTGCGGCATTATGCTCGGCAAGTTCTCTCAAGACTCCACGACCGAAATTCACATCCCGTACAATCCGAAAGACAAGGACGAAATCAGTACCCGCGATACAATCCGTTACAACCTCGTGACAAACGTGACGAATGAACATCAGGGTGCTGTGGGCATTGCCGCCGGGTATCCGCGTTATGTCGTCATTGAAAATAACGAAGTGTCTTATACAAACTATTCCGGTATCTCTGTGGGTTATGGCTGGACCAAGAGCGAAACAGCCATGACGAACAACAAAATTAATAAGAACAACATCCACCACATTGCCCGTTTGCTTTGCGACTCCGGTCCGATTTATACATTGAGCAACCAGGGCACGGGTAGCGAAATCAAGGAAAACTACATCCATGATATGTCCCAGTCCAAGTGGTCGGATTACTGGATTTTGCCGATTTATCTTGACGAAGGCTCTAGTGGCTTTGCTGTCGAAAACAACTCTTACAAGAACGCTCCGAGTGGCGTTGGCCGTAACGCTCCGGGTCAGTTTACCGAAAAGAACAACAATGGCTACATCGCTTCTGTTGCCGAAGCAGCAGGCCTCCAGGGCGAATTCAAAAACATCGGGGATCGCATCAACACCATCCCGCTTCCGGATTTCTCCAACGTGGTTCCGCAGGCTCCGTTTGTCGAAAACATGACCATCCCGGGCACCGTCGAAATGGAAAACTACGATGAAGGTGGCCAGAGCGTTTCCTTCAACGATAAGGACTTTGTGAACGAAGGCGGCGCCTACCGCGAAGATGGCGTGGACATCACTCAGATTGATTCTACGGACAAGTCTAAGGGCTACGCTGTGGGTTACACGCAAGCTGGTGAATGGATGGAATACACCGTGAATGTCACAGCTGGTGAATACGTGTTCCTTGCAAACGTGGCTTCTGGTCTCGAAGGCTCTAGCTTCCAGCTCTTCTTGGATGGCAAGGCTATCAGCGATACGATTGTCGCCCCGAAGGGCGAAGACTGGAACACTTACGACGTGGTCGAAGGAAAGACCACCGCTCTTGAAGCTGGTGAACATGTGCTTCGCGTGGCTATCACGGGTACTTACCTGAACATTGACTGGATCAAGTTTGGCAAGTCCAAGGAAGAAATCCTTTCGATCAAGCCGAGCGTCCGTTACGGTTTGAACATGGATATCTCTCGCAGCTCTACGCTGAACGTGTTCGATATCCGCGGTCATCACATGGGTGCTATCCGCTTGATGGGCATGCCGACGACAAGCTCTGTGATGCAGGCAATGCATGCAAAGAACTTTAAGTCTGGAGTCTACTTTGTCCAGAGCGTGAACAAGGCCTTTGGCAAAATGATTCAGGTGAAGTAG